In Nitrospinota bacterium, the genomic window ACGTTCCTGCTTACCGTGAAATGAAGCTGCATGTTCTTGGTCAGGTACAGCGTGCAACCGTCGGCGTTGGTGATCTCGATGGCGGAGTCGACTATTTTCTGCAGCAGGTTGTCCAGGTTTCTTTCGGACGAGAGGGAAATGCCGATTTCGATAAGGCGGCGGGCAAGAGTCACTTCATGATTCTCCGGCTCGTCGCCGTAAGAGTCGAACCGCCGCCGCTTTCTAGCGTCTAGCGCCATTGCTTCATTATCACCGAGATTCTGCCTTCGCGGAAAAGCTCCATCCACGCCTCGATGAGGTCCGGATCGAACTGGGATCCGGACCCTTTCACAAGCTCTTCGTTGGCCTTTTCAACAGGCCACGCCTGCTTGTAAGGCCTCGCGTTGGTCAGGGCGTCGAACACGTCGGACACCGCCACGATACGGGCCGGCAATGGGATGTCCTCGCCGGCGAGCCGGTCCGGATAACCTTTGCCGTTCCACTTTTCATGGTGGCTTCTTGCGATGATGCGGGCCATCTCAAAGAACGGCTTTTTGGGGAGTATGCGCTCTCCATGGGTGGTGTGGGTCTTCATTATGTCGAACTCATCGCTTGTCAGGGCGCCTGGCTTTTTCAATATGTCGTCCGGGACTGAGATCTTGCCCACGTCGTGCATGATGGACGAATACCCGATCTCCTCCACAACGCTGGCCGGCAGGCCAAGCTTTTCGGCCAGCGTGGCGGAGAAGTTCTGGATCCTGATGACGTGGTTGCCGGTGCTCTCGTCCTTTGCTTCCGCCGCCGTGGCGAGGCTGAATATAGCGTCCAGGTTGGCTTCCCGAAGGTCCGCCGTCCGCTCACGCACCCTGCGTTCGAGCACCTCGTTGAACTTGGCCAGTTTTTCCGTGGCCGTCTGCAGCTCGCCATAAAGGTTTTTCACCCTCAGGTGGCTCTGTATCCTGGCGACGAACTCCTCGCTGGAGAAC contains:
- a CDS encoding response regulator; this encodes MNAEQAEKRRTALIIDDNSVSRMIIEDELESVGVAAISASVAKDGLAMARENPPSIIIIDPYIGGFDGVKLISDLKVMEITRDIPVVVVTGVDLGVHKENGLKSNTVKILPKPFSAGTLAEFITRTFEAEKSLKSFRILLVEDSSTIRAVTKYLLEKNGHSVIEAVDGVQGFEALKARHAEIDMIITDINMPNMDGRRLVELIRDDRKYQFIPIVVATTISEKENIKLLLNMGADDYIIKPFSSEEFVARIQSHLRVKNLYGELQTATEKLAKFNEVLERRVRERTADLREANLDAIFSLATAAEAKDESTGNHVIRIQNFSATLAEKLGLPASVVEEIGYSSIMHDVGKISVPDDILKKPGALTSDEFDIMKTHTTHGERILPKKPFFEMARIIARSHHEKWNGKGYPDRLAGEDIPLPARIVAVSDVFDALTNARPYKQAWPVEKANEELVKGSGSQFDPDLIEAWMELFREGRISVIMKQWR